Proteins encoded within one genomic window of Vicinamibacterales bacterium:
- a CDS encoding tryptophanase encodes MNFRTIIEPFRIKSVEGIKFTNRDDRAAALAAAGYNVFRLRAEDVLIDLLTDSGTGAMSAAQWGALMQGDESYAGSRSFYRFEAVVRDLTGFKHVIPTHQGRAAEHILFHTMLQAGQVVVNNNHFDTTRANIEVEQCEARDLVIAEGRVPALVHPFKGNIDLIALERALREDGDRIPLVMVTVTNNSGGGQPVSLENLRGVRALCDRYKKPFFLDACRFAENAYFIKLREAGQADRTPKAIAQEMFSLADGCTMSAKKDGLANIGGFLAMNDDRWAEAARNLLILTEGFPTYGGLAGYDLEAIARGLEEVVEEPYLRYRIRSTEYLGDKLTAAGVPAIRPSGGHAIYLDARALLPHIPPLQYPGIALANALYVEAGVRGVEIGTVMFGLHPDGTESPGAMDLVRLAIPRRVYTQSHIDYVAEGVLEVARLKETLRGYRITSAPKFLRHFTAQFEPL; translated from the coding sequence ATGAATTTCCGCACGATCATCGAACCGTTTCGTATCAAGTCGGTCGAAGGCATCAAGTTCACCAATCGTGACGACCGTGCGGCTGCCCTCGCCGCCGCGGGGTACAACGTGTTCCGGCTTCGGGCCGAGGACGTCCTGATCGATCTGCTCACCGACTCAGGGACGGGCGCGATGTCGGCCGCGCAGTGGGGCGCCCTGATGCAGGGCGACGAGTCGTACGCCGGGAGCCGGTCGTTCTACCGGTTCGAGGCGGTTGTACGTGATTTGACAGGGTTCAAGCACGTGATCCCGACACACCAGGGCCGTGCGGCCGAGCACATCCTGTTCCACACGATGCTGCAGGCCGGTCAGGTGGTCGTGAACAACAACCATTTCGACACGACGCGCGCCAACATCGAGGTGGAGCAGTGTGAAGCGCGCGATCTCGTCATCGCCGAGGGACGCGTGCCGGCGCTCGTGCACCCCTTCAAGGGGAACATCGACCTCATTGCGCTGGAGCGGGCCCTTCGCGAGGACGGCGACCGGATTCCGCTCGTGATGGTGACGGTGACGAACAACTCCGGCGGTGGCCAACCGGTGTCGCTCGAGAACCTCCGCGGCGTCCGCGCGCTCTGCGATCGATACAAGAAGCCCTTCTTTCTCGATGCCTGCCGGTTCGCGGAGAACGCCTACTTCATCAAGCTGCGTGAAGCGGGTCAGGCCGACCGGACGCCGAAGGCCATTGCTCAGGAGATGTTCTCGCTCGCCGACGGCTGCACCATGTCGGCGAAGAAGGACGGTCTGGCGAATATCGGCGGCTTCCTCGCGATGAACGACGACCGCTGGGCCGAGGCGGCCAGGAACCTGCTCATCCTCACCGAAGGGTTCCCGACGTACGGCGGTCTGGCCGGGTACGACCTGGAAGCCATCGCGCGCGGGCTGGAGGAGGTGGTGGAGGAGCCGTACCTGCGGTATCGCATCCGCTCCACCGAATACCTGGGGGACAAGCTGACAGCCGCTGGTGTGCCCGCGATCCGTCCGTCCGGCGGCCACGCGATCTATCTCGATGCGCGGGCGTTGCTCCCGCACATTCCGCCCCTGCAGTATCCGGGCATCGCGCTGGCCAACGCGTTGTACGTCGAGGCCGGAGTCCGCGGCGTCGAGATCGGGACGGTGATGTTCGGCCTGCATCCGGACGGGACCGAGAGCCCTGGCGCCATGGATCTGGTCCGTCTGGCCATTCCGCGCCGCGTCTACACGCAGTCGCACATTGACTACGTCGCCGAGGGCGTTCTCGAAGTCGCACGTCTGAAAGAAACGTTGCGGGGGTACCGTATCACCTCGGCACCGAAGTTCCTGCGCCACTTCACGGCCCAGTTCGAACCGTTGTAG
- the metK gene encoding methionine adenosyltransferase, which produces MQNLRHTLTSESVSEGHPDKVCDYIADSILDAYLAGDPRSRVACEVMCKDDKVVLAGEISSRAKVDHEAIARQAIREIGYLHDGEAFHADRVKVLQFLSKQSDNISQGVDEGRGLDKEQGAGDQGMMFGYATNETPELMPLPILLAHRLTRGLADDRRSGNYPWLRPDAKSQVSVEYENGTPVGVTCVLVSTQHAAETDHKTIFDYVATELAPRVLGNWFSPKVDVLVNPTGCFAIGGPSADCGVTGRKIIVDTYGGAAHHGGGAFSGKDPSKVDRSGAYFGRHVARQIVKAGIAKRAEVQVAYAIGKAQPVSTKVETYGTGDERAARAFLDKIDFRPAAIIEQLNLLQPIYRTTTNYGHFGKAGLPWEQ; this is translated from the coding sequence ATGCAGAATCTGAGGCACACGCTCACATCCGAATCCGTATCCGAGGGTCATCCCGACAAGGTGTGCGATTACATCGCCGACTCGATCCTCGACGCCTATCTCGCTGGTGATCCGCGCAGCCGTGTGGCGTGCGAGGTCATGTGCAAGGACGACAAGGTCGTGCTGGCTGGGGAGATCTCGTCGAGGGCGAAGGTGGACCACGAAGCGATCGCGCGGCAGGCCATTCGCGAGATCGGCTACCTCCATGACGGCGAGGCGTTCCATGCGGACCGCGTCAAGGTGCTCCAGTTCCTGTCGAAGCAATCGGACAACATCTCACAGGGTGTGGATGAAGGTCGCGGGCTCGACAAGGAGCAGGGCGCGGGCGACCAGGGCATGATGTTCGGCTACGCGACGAACGAGACGCCCGAGTTGATGCCTCTGCCGATCCTGCTGGCGCATCGCCTGACGCGCGGACTCGCTGACGATCGCCGGAGTGGCAACTACCCGTGGCTCCGGCCGGATGCCAAATCGCAGGTGTCGGTGGAGTACGAGAACGGCACCCCGGTCGGCGTAACGTGCGTGCTCGTATCCACGCAGCATGCCGCGGAGACCGACCACAAGACGATCTTCGACTACGTGGCCACAGAACTGGCCCCGCGCGTGCTGGGCAACTGGTTCTCGCCGAAAGTGGACGTGCTGGTGAATCCGACCGGCTGCTTCGCCATCGGCGGACCGTCGGCCGATTGCGGCGTGACCGGGCGCAAGATCATCGTGGACACGTACGGCGGCGCGGCGCATCACGGCGGTGGGGCGTTCAGCGGCAAGGACCCGTCGAAGGTGGACCGCAGCGGCGCCTACTTCGGCCGTCATGTGGCGCGGCAGATCGTGAAGGCCGGCATCGCCAAGCGAGCCGAGGTGCAGGTCGCGTACGCCATCGGCAAGGCGCAACCGGTGTCCACCAAGGTCGAGACCTACGGAACCGGCGACGAGCGGGCTGCCCGCGCGTTCCTCGACAAGATCGACTTCCGTCCGGCTGCGATCATCGAGCAACTGAACCTGCTGCAGCCGATCTATAGGACGACGACGAACTACGGGCACTTCGGCAAGGCGGGGTTGCCGTGGGAACAGTAA
- a CDS encoding serine/threonine-protein kinase has protein sequence MLTEGALIDGRYEVTGLLAAGGMGEVYRARRVLLGDEVVIKVIRAGGQDAGDLRDRFMRESRTCAQLRHPNIVTILDFAIAEDGQPYLVMEYLNGRSLADELAALGPMSPAAVQEIVEPLCGALQLAHDSGIVHRDLKPANIVGHTFGSDQRVFKIIDFGLANIRAGGDTRMTRMDQFVGTLLYASPEQVQGLDVDGRCDIYSLGVVVFEMLTGRPPFQSANPMGLITKHLCEPPPVPSQVQPAVPAWLDAVVLEALAKDPADRHQTMSDFARALAGSRDAAVGGSSTPPPSALEAKYEIGPVINRGRLGSEVHSGTHRALGLPVAIRILRRGQRPDWEAVRERFLREARGLQVSHPSVIQVRDFGEEDGTLYLVTDLIVGESLLQVLDAEAPFEWPRVHGLGLQVMDAAAALHKRRVLLCGLNPGIIRMTTDEDGERLMISMGGIGQVQELLASLSDEAVRGGALAGNEMPYIAPEVLTGRAADVRSDIFTIGVLLYEMATGMLPYTGRTLPELLGAMLGGRAPRPTDACATVPDEASACLQRALDREPAARFATVDELRAVWRELPR, from the coding sequence GTGCTCACCGAAGGCGCCCTCATCGACGGCCGGTATGAGGTCACCGGGCTGCTGGCGGCCGGCGGCATGGGGGAGGTCTATCGCGCCCGCCGGGTCCTCCTGGGCGACGAGGTCGTCATCAAGGTGATTCGGGCGGGCGGACAGGACGCGGGCGACCTTCGCGACCGGTTCATGCGCGAGAGCCGCACGTGCGCGCAACTCCGGCATCCGAACATCGTCACGATTCTCGACTTCGCGATTGCCGAGGACGGGCAGCCGTATCTGGTCATGGAGTACCTCAACGGGCGCAGCTTGGCCGACGAACTGGCCGCGCTGGGCCCGATGAGCCCGGCTGCCGTGCAGGAGATCGTCGAACCGCTGTGCGGGGCCCTTCAACTCGCCCACGACAGCGGCATCGTGCATCGCGACCTCAAGCCGGCCAACATCGTCGGGCACACGTTCGGCTCCGACCAGCGGGTCTTCAAGATCATCGATTTCGGTCTCGCCAACATCCGCGCGGGCGGTGACACGCGGATGACGCGGATGGATCAATTCGTCGGGACCCTGCTCTACGCCTCGCCAGAGCAGGTGCAGGGACTGGACGTGGATGGGCGCTGCGACATCTACAGCCTCGGCGTGGTGGTATTCGAGATGCTGACCGGGCGTCCGCCGTTCCAGTCCGCCAATCCGATGGGCCTCATCACGAAACACCTGTGCGAGCCTCCACCGGTGCCAAGCCAGGTTCAGCCGGCCGTGCCGGCCTGGCTGGACGCTGTGGTCCTCGAGGCGCTCGCAAAAGACCCCGCGGACCGGCACCAAACGATGTCGGACTTCGCGAGGGCCCTGGCCGGGAGCCGGGACGCGGCGGTCGGTGGATCGTCGACGCCCCCCCCCTCTGCTCTCGAGGCGAAGTACGAGATCGGACCGGTGATCAACCGCGGACGCCTGGGGAGCGAGGTCCACTCCGGGACACATCGGGCGCTTGGCCTGCCCGTGGCAATCCGGATCCTGAGACGCGGGCAGCGACCGGACTGGGAGGCCGTTCGGGAACGGTTCCTGAGAGAGGCGAGGGGACTGCAGGTATCGCATCCGTCGGTGATCCAGGTCCGTGACTTCGGGGAAGAGGACGGTACGTTGTATCTCGTGACCGACCTGATTGTGGGCGAGAGCCTGCTGCAGGTGCTGGATGCCGAGGCTCCGTTCGAGTGGCCGCGGGTGCATGGGCTCGGGCTGCAGGTGATGGACGCGGCCGCCGCGCTGCACAAGCGTCGCGTGCTGCTCTGTGGCCTCAACCCCGGCATCATTCGCATGACGACCGATGAGGATGGGGAGCGGCTGATGATCTCGATGGGCGGGATCGGCCAGGTGCAGGAGTTGCTGGCGTCACTGAGCGACGAGGCGGTGCGGGGCGGCGCGCTGGCCGGCAATGAGATGCCCTACATTGCGCCCGAGGTGCTGACGGGGCGGGCGGCGGACGTCCGGTCGGACATCTTCACGATTGGAGTCCTGCTCTACGAGATGGCGACCGGGATGCTGCCGTACACCGGGAGAACGCTGCCGGAATTGCTCGGCGCCATGCTGGGCGGCCGCGCACCGCGTCCCACGGATGCGTGCGCGACGGTGCCCGACGAGGCCTCCGCGTGTCTGCAGCGCGCGCTGGACCGTGAACCGGCCGCGCGATTCGCGACCGTGGACGAACTTCGCGCGGTGTGGCGGGAGCTGCCGAGGTAG
- a CDS encoding PBP1A family penicillin-binding protein encodes MFRWLRPLTWWKGLALGLILLLGASAAVTSVWVVRYALAIHGLRRGAGDTVFLWADGQQWFRMDEQHEPVPLSAIAPSLRQAVVAVEDHRFYHHLGIDPVGLVRAASHDVRDQQLVEGGSTLTQQLARTLYLSNNRTWGRKAKEAVLALLIEEQLSKDQILELYLNRIYLSGGVYGVEPIAKRLYGKRARDLSLAESAVIAGVIRAPSALSPWSNPEGAIRRSHTVLQRMREEGMISAADAEAALRARPTFQPYSPAAQAQSGYVRDYLRQQFRNQFGGDHPPDWRVQTTVVRSVQDAAERAMDAGLRRLGTNDLEAALVAIDPRTGNVLAMVGGRSFSEAPFNRATRSRRQPGSAFKPFVYAAALTQGTSPVSMLTGLAAMAPIGREEWAPHNAHLESADELSLRAALIESNNRAAVALQQKIGSTPIIRLAKAAGIPDQPDVPSLALGTGLVSPFDLTAAYAVFANGGLRVKPRSLVSVVDGRGDEVFATKVEQERVLSEHVAFQMVSMLQDVVARGTATGVRQAGIGFPVAGKTGTTDDFRDAWFVGFSTAVVAGVWVGFDQPASIGADAYGSRLALPIWAEFMRRSAKALPEPRAFDPPAGLEEVALCRVSYLRPVEGCPTYTEYFKPGDDTPTRLCPVHSGSIRQRVERAIGGFIETLGQKLRDLLGGK; translated from the coding sequence GTGTTCCGCTGGCTGCGTCCGTTGACGTGGTGGAAAGGACTCGCCCTCGGACTGATCCTTCTGCTCGGTGCGTCTGCCGCCGTGACGTCCGTGTGGGTCGTGCGATATGCGCTGGCGATCCATGGACTGCGTCGTGGCGCGGGGGACACGGTTTTCTTGTGGGCGGACGGCCAGCAGTGGTTCAGGATGGACGAGCAGCACGAGCCGGTGCCGCTCTCGGCCATTGCCCCGTCGTTGCGCCAGGCCGTCGTCGCGGTCGAGGACCATCGCTTCTACCATCATCTCGGCATCGATCCGGTTGGCCTCGTTCGCGCGGCGTCGCACGACGTGCGTGACCAGCAACTCGTCGAGGGCGGCAGCACGCTCACGCAACAGCTTGCGAGAACGCTCTATCTCTCCAACAACCGGACCTGGGGTCGGAAGGCCAAGGAGGCAGTGCTCGCCCTCCTGATCGAAGAGCAGCTCTCGAAGGATCAGATTCTCGAGTTGTATCTCAACCGGATTTACCTGAGCGGCGGTGTCTACGGGGTGGAGCCGATCGCGAAGCGGCTGTACGGAAAGCGGGCGCGCGACCTGTCGCTGGCCGAGTCGGCCGTCATCGCTGGAGTCATTCGTGCGCCCTCAGCGCTCTCCCCGTGGTCGAATCCGGAAGGCGCGATTCGCCGCAGTCATACCGTGCTGCAGCGGATGCGAGAGGAAGGCATGATCTCGGCGGCTGACGCGGAGGCGGCGCTGCGCGCCCGCCCGACGTTCCAGCCTTACTCGCCCGCCGCGCAGGCGCAGTCCGGATACGTCCGGGACTATCTGCGCCAGCAGTTCCGCAATCAGTTCGGCGGCGATCACCCGCCTGACTGGCGCGTTCAGACGACGGTCGTTCGGTCCGTGCAGGATGCCGCCGAGCGGGCGATGGACGCCGGGTTGCGGCGCCTGGGCACGAACGATCTCGAAGCGGCGCTCGTGGCCATCGACCCGCGCACGGGCAACGTGCTCGCGATGGTGGGCGGGCGGAGCTTCAGCGAGGCGCCGTTCAATCGGGCAACGCGAAGCCGGCGGCAACCGGGCTCGGCGTTCAAACCGTTCGTCTATGCCGCGGCGCTCACGCAGGGAACCTCTCCGGTCTCGATGCTGACCGGACTCGCGGCGATGGCGCCCATCGGGCGCGAGGAATGGGCGCCGCACAACGCGCATCTCGAGAGCGCCGATGAACTGTCGCTGCGTGCGGCCCTCATCGAGTCGAACAACCGCGCCGCGGTGGCGCTCCAGCAGAAGATCGGGTCGACGCCAATCATCCGGCTCGCGAAGGCCGCGGGGATTCCCGACCAACCCGACGTGCCATCGCTGGCGCTCGGAACGGGCCTCGTGTCTCCGTTCGACCTGACCGCCGCGTATGCCGTGTTCGCCAACGGAGGCCTGCGGGTGAAGCCGCGCAGCCTGGTCTCGGTGGTCGATGGACGGGGAGACGAGGTGTTCGCGACAAAGGTCGAGCAGGAGCGCGTGCTGTCCGAGCACGTGGCCTTCCAGATGGTCTCCATGCTGCAGGACGTCGTGGCGCGCGGCACGGCGACCGGCGTCCGACAGGCGGGGATCGGTTTCCCGGTGGCAGGGAAGACCGGCACGACCGATGACTTCCGGGACGCCTGGTTCGTCGGGTTCTCCACCGCGGTGGTTGCTGGCGTCTGGGTGGGCTTCGATCAACCGGCATCCATTGGCGCCGACGCCTATGGCAGCAGACTCGCGCTTCCCATCTGGGCCGAGTTCATGCGTCGGAGCGCGAAGGCCCTGCCCGAACCTCGTGCCTTCGATCCTCCAGCCGGCCTGGAAGAGGTGGCGCTGTGCCGGGTTTCGTACCTGCGGCCCGTGGAGGGCTGTCCGACCTACACCGAGTATTTCAAGCCTGGCGACGACACGCCGACGCGTCTGTGTCCGGTCCACTCCGGCTCGATCAGGCAGCGAGTGGAGCGGGCGATCGGCGGATTCATCGAAACGCTCGGGCAGAAGCTCAGAGACCTACTCGGCGGGAAATGA
- a CDS encoding MerR family transcriptional regulator, whose protein sequence is MRITREFYFISTAARLLGMHPQTLRKYERLGLVQPTRTVGSMRMYSVEELERLRLIKHLVDELGINLAGVQRLLSVAEAAQRIRQLSVEDGGRNDTRRRLWREIDRLCEIIGLERDDESGS, encoded by the coding sequence ATGAGGATAACCCGAGAGTTCTACTTCATCAGCACGGCGGCCCGCCTGCTGGGGATGCACCCCCAGACGCTCCGGAAGTACGAGCGTCTCGGCCTGGTGCAGCCGACCCGGACGGTGGGCAGCATGCGCATGTATTCGGTCGAGGAACTCGAGCGCCTGCGGTTGATCAAGCACTTGGTGGACGAACTCGGCATCAACCTGGCCGGCGTGCAGCGCCTGTTGTCGGTGGCGGAGGCGGCGCAGCGGATTCGTCAGTTGAGCGTCGAAGATGGCGGCCGGAATGACACCCGCCGTCGGCTCTGGCGCGAGATCGATCGCCTGTGCGAGATCATCGGTCTCGAGCGCGACGACGAAAGCGGTTCCTAG
- a CDS encoding DnaJ C-terminal domain-containing protein: protein MEFKDYYQTLGVAKTASEKEIKQAYRKLARKFHPDVNPGDKAAESRFKEINEAYEVLGDPEKRKKYDELGANWRQYEQAGQNPFDRTQWSGGSAPEGGYRTINEEDLREMFGGENPFSDFFQAFFSGGARAGGRRTRTSRTTRARAGRDIEEEIELTLEEAMQGATRRLSIKQEGHTRTVDVRIPAGVNDGSRVRVPGEGEHGAAGARAGDLYLRIRLRPDARFERRGRDLHTQVTVPVTTAVLGGEADVPAVGERALRLKIPATTQNGQVFRLKGHGMPSVGKPGDRGDLYATVNVVLPRSLSQEQREHYEALAKLEVGTS from the coding sequence ATGGAATTCAAGGACTACTACCAGACGCTCGGCGTCGCGAAGACGGCTTCCGAGAAGGAAATCAAGCAGGCGTACCGGAAGCTCGCCCGCAAGTTCCACCCTGACGTGAATCCGGGCGACAAGGCCGCGGAGTCGCGCTTCAAGGAGATCAATGAGGCCTACGAGGTCCTCGGCGATCCGGAGAAGCGGAAGAAGTACGACGAGCTCGGCGCGAACTGGCGGCAGTACGAGCAGGCCGGGCAGAACCCCTTCGACCGCACGCAGTGGTCCGGGGGCAGCGCGCCCGAAGGCGGGTATCGAACGATCAACGAAGAGGACCTTCGGGAGATGTTCGGCGGGGAGAACCCGTTCTCGGACTTCTTCCAGGCGTTCTTCAGCGGCGGCGCACGTGCCGGTGGGCGGCGCACCCGGACGTCACGTACCACTCGGGCACGCGCCGGCCGCGACATCGAGGAGGAAATCGAGTTGACGCTCGAGGAGGCGATGCAAGGCGCCACGAGGCGGCTCTCGATCAAGCAGGAGGGACACACGCGGACGGTCGACGTGCGAATCCCGGCCGGCGTCAACGACGGATCGCGCGTTCGTGTCCCCGGCGAAGGCGAGCATGGTGCGGCGGGCGCGCGGGCGGGCGATTTGTACTTGCGAATCCGGCTGCGTCCCGACGCCAGGTTCGAGCGGCGCGGCCGTGATCTGCATACGCAGGTGACGGTGCCCGTGACCACGGCAGTGCTCGGCGGCGAGGCCGACGTGCCGGCGGTCGGCGAGCGCGCGCTGCGCCTGAAGATCCCGGCGACGACGCAGAATGGCCAGGTGTTTCGCCTGAAGGGACACGGCATGCCATCGGTCGGCAAGCCGGGCGACCGCGGTGACCTGTACGCGACGGTGAACGTGGTGCTTCCCCGCTCGCTCAGCCAGGAACAACGGGAGCACTACGAAGCTCTCGCCAAGCTGGAGGTCGGCACGTCATGA